In a single window of the Streptomyces sp. CGMCC 4.7035 genome:
- the idi gene encoding isopentenyl-diphosphate Delta-isomerase, which translates to MPITPATATHLSSSGTAEAILLELVDEDGTTIGTAEKLAAHQPPGQLHRAFSVFLFDDHGRLLLQQRALGKYHSPGVWSNTCCGHPYPGEAPFAAAARRTYEELGVSPSLLAEAGTVRYNHPDPDSGLVEQEFNHLFVGLVQSPVRPDPEEVAQTAFVTAEELAERHAKDTFSSWFMTVLDAARPAIRELTGPSAGW; encoded by the coding sequence ATGCCGATCACACCTGCCACCGCGACGCACCTTTCGTCGAGCGGCACCGCCGAGGCCATCTTGCTGGAGCTGGTCGACGAGGACGGCACCACGATCGGCACGGCGGAGAAGCTCGCCGCCCATCAGCCGCCGGGTCAGCTGCACCGGGCGTTCTCCGTGTTCCTCTTCGACGACCACGGGCGGCTGCTGCTCCAGCAGCGGGCGCTGGGCAAGTACCACTCCCCCGGCGTCTGGTCCAACACCTGCTGCGGCCATCCCTACCCGGGTGAGGCACCGTTCGCGGCGGCGGCCCGGCGGACGTACGAGGAGCTGGGGGTCTCCCCGTCGCTGCTCGCCGAGGCGGGCACGGTCCGCTACAACCACCCGGATCCGGACTCCGGCCTGGTGGAGCAGGAGTTCAACCACCTCTTCGTCGGTCTTGTGCAGTCGCCCGTACGCCCGGACCCGGAGGAAGTCGCTCAGACGGCCTTCGTGACCGCCGAGGAACTGGCGGAGCGGCATGCGAAGGACACGTTCTCCTCGTGGTTCATGACGGTCCTGGACGCGGCCCGGCCGGCGATCAGGGAACTGACGGGCCCGTCCGCGGGCTGGTGA